A single region of the Streptomyces caelestis genome encodes:
- a CDS encoding DUF2786 domain-containing protein: MSTSTTVDRAFEAALYDNSEKALDTGASLLASDPAADAELARRGEELVAAAWRRGWQPADVVRTVRRELDDVHVRLVAALIRAQAPHDRPRGRRWSAQLAELPADAPPRTDRFSYGTAVLELYRLLLRLPVLESLDESPGEPKTESRMLGRIRALLAKAEATGFPEEAEALSAKAQELMARHSVDEALLAARAPSPAMPGACRIGVEPPYEQAKAVLLDTVAAANHCRAVWNEPFGFSTVVGFETDLEAVELLYTSLLVQATTAMTKAEAAQRAAGRKRTKTFRQSFLAAYAHRIGTRLAAAAETQVTGDLLPVLASRDVAVTGRLDSMFPETTTTRLRGVRDAAGWTEGAQAADRAQVAHRPPLR, translated from the coding sequence GTGAGTACGTCCACCACCGTCGACCGCGCGTTCGAGGCCGCCCTGTACGACAACAGCGAGAAGGCCCTCGACACCGGCGCGTCCCTGCTCGCCTCCGACCCGGCCGCCGACGCCGAACTCGCCCGGCGGGGTGAGGAGTTGGTGGCGGCGGCCTGGCGGCGCGGCTGGCAGCCGGCCGACGTCGTACGGACCGTCCGGCGGGAGCTGGACGACGTACACGTACGCCTGGTGGCGGCGCTGATCCGCGCGCAGGCGCCGCACGACCGTCCGCGCGGCCGCCGCTGGAGCGCGCAGCTCGCGGAGCTCCCCGCCGACGCCCCGCCCCGCACCGACCGCTTCTCGTACGGCACCGCCGTGCTGGAGCTGTACCGCCTGCTGCTGCGCCTGCCGGTCCTTGAGTCCCTCGACGAGTCGCCCGGGGAGCCGAAGACCGAGTCCCGGATGCTCGGCCGCATCCGTGCCCTGCTCGCCAAGGCGGAGGCCACCGGGTTCCCGGAGGAGGCCGAGGCGCTCAGTGCCAAGGCGCAGGAGCTGATGGCCCGGCACAGTGTCGACGAGGCGCTGCTCGCCGCCCGGGCGCCCTCGCCCGCGATGCCAGGGGCCTGCCGGATCGGTGTCGAACCGCCGTACGAGCAGGCCAAGGCGGTGCTGCTGGACACCGTCGCCGCCGCCAACCACTGCCGGGCGGTGTGGAACGAGCCCTTCGGCTTCTCCACCGTCGTCGGCTTCGAAACCGACCTGGAAGCGGTCGAACTCCTCTACACCTCACTCCTCGTGCAGGCCACGACCGCGATGACGAAGGCGGAGGCCGCCCAGCGCGCGGCCGGCCGCAAGCGCACCAAGACGTTCCGGCAGTCCTTCCTCGCGGCCTACGCCCACCGCATCGGCACCCGCCTGGCGGCAGCCGCCGAGACCCAGGTGACGGGGGACCTGCTCCCGGTCCTCGCCTCCCGCGACGTGGCGGTCACCGGCCGGCTGGACTCGATGTTCCCCGAGACGACCACGACCCGCCTGCGCGGCGTGCGCGACGCGGCGGGCTGGACGGAGGGCGCCCAGGCGGCGGACCGCGCCCAGGTCGCACACCGCCCGCCGCTGCGCTGA
- a CDS encoding DUF4232 domain-containing protein gives MRTLPPLALATALAATLLLTACDDDKASSDDAKNADRPGSSACAIGDLGVEVGAGAAPAAGDTGNVTVTLTNNGAPCTLKGFPAVDLAAEDSTTSVSPEEGAKAQPLTLGKGSTTSFTITYVRGKAGAAQSLAVRKASFTLPGASEDAHDLTWSYGEVARRDGSSSGGAAQASVSGFESAGD, from the coding sequence ATGCGCACCCTTCCTCCCCTCGCCCTGGCCACCGCCCTCGCAGCCACACTCCTGCTGACCGCCTGCGACGACGACAAGGCCAGTTCCGACGACGCCAAGAACGCGGACCGGCCGGGCAGTTCCGCCTGCGCCATCGGCGACTTGGGCGTGGAGGTCGGGGCCGGTGCCGCCCCGGCCGCCGGGGACACCGGCAACGTCACCGTCACCCTCACCAACAACGGCGCCCCGTGCACCCTGAAGGGCTTCCCCGCCGTGGACCTCGCGGCCGAGGACAGTACGACGTCCGTGTCCCCGGAGGAGGGCGCGAAGGCCCAGCCGCTCACGCTGGGGAAGGGCAGCACCACGTCCTTCACGATCACCTACGTCCGGGGCAAGGCCGGCGCCGCGCAGAGCCTTGCCGTGCGGAAGGCATCCTTCACCCTGCCCGGCGCCTCCGAGGACGCGCACGACCTGACGTGGTCGTACGGCGAGGTCGCCCGGAGGGACGGGAGCAGCAGCGGTGGCGCGGCGCAGGCCTCGGTGAGCGGCTTCGAGTCCGCGGGCGACTGA